In the genome of Cryptomeria japonica chromosome 8, Sugi_1.0, whole genome shotgun sequence, one region contains:
- the LOC131049688 gene encoding probable phospholipid hydroperoxide glutathione peroxidase, with product MGGNSSEGTTSVHDFTVKDIRGNDVDLSIYKGKVLLIVNVASQCGLTNSNYKEMNELYAKYKDQGVEILAFPCNQFGGQEPGNNEQIVEVACTRFKAEFPIFDKVEVNGGNAAPIYKFLKSSKGGFFGDSIKWNFTKFLVDKDGNVVDRYAPTTSPLKIEKDIKKLLGVA from the exons ATGGGCGGCAACTCATCTGAAGGGACGACTTCTGTCCACGACTTCACCGTTAAA GACATAAGAGGAAATGATGTGGATCTCAGCATTTACAAGGGCAAAGTTTTACTTATAGTCAATGTTGCCTCTCAATG TGGGCTGACCAACTCTAACTATAAGGAGATGAACGAATTGTATGCAAAGTACAAGGATCAAG GAGTAGAAATCCTAGCCTTCCCATGCAATCAGTTTGGTGGGCAGGAACCAGGTAATAACGAGCAGATTGTTGAAGTGGCATGTACTCGCTTTAAAGCAGAGTTTCCCATTTTTGACAAG GTTGAGGTCAATGGTGGTAATGCAGCTCCCATCTACAAGTTTTTGAAATCAAGCAAAGGTGGATTTTTTGGTGACAGTATAAAATGGAACTTCACTAAGTTTTTGGTGGACAAAGATGGAAACGTGGTTGATAGATATGCACCCACCACATCTCCGTTGAAGATTGAG AAAGATATCAAGAAGCTGTTGGGTGTTGCCTAA